TATTACCCATAGttttataaattaaagaaaaatgggaGTTAAAGAGAGGCCCAAGGGTGAGGGAACAAGTGAAAGCTAAGCTGTGCACAGGTTGGGCCCGCCCCTCATTTAAGTAAGACATCCAAGGCCACAGGTAGCTCAGGTATTACTTGTGGTTTAGCCTTCAGGACTTCAAAAGACACTCCTCATGACTATTCTGAACTGTCAAAACATGTCGATAAAACCTACCTCTGCCTGGGGAAGGGCCCTGCTCTTGCAGCTCACACACTGACCCCCACGGCTGAATGTTGGCCGACCTTTGTTGACCCCTGCAGGGTGGCGGGTTTTCTCCCAAACTGAAAGCTACAGAGGCAGgattttgaaaaataacaaaaaaaaacaagagcgGAAATGCCTCTCTCTGTCGGCTTTTCCTACGGGAAACAGCAGAACTGTGATCTAAACTTGGAAAGTGACGACAGGACATGAACAGGAACTCCAGACATTTCCCAGATATGCTGCCCTGCGGGCTTCATTGTTCTGTTGACACCATTCATTTCTAGAAATGGGGCTTCACTCACTTACATACACCTaggaaatctttaaaaaaagaccatcTTTATCTCATGTTGGGTAGATTAATGTATAGTTTATGTCCCATATTCAAATCGAATTTAAAGATTCACACACTGCTATGTTTTGACTGAATCCCAACTATCACAGAGCGCTCTGGCTATCTTAGTCATACAGACAATGACGATATGCGCTGCCTAATAACACAGTACTCATGTAAAACACTCACCTGTCTGCCAGTTTGTATCGATACAAGTGGTCTTACATTGGAAACATGCAGCTGAGTCACTGCAGCGTTTACAGTGATCAGACTCACAGTCTGTGCCAGTTACAGCTCAGAGTATCAGGTGATACCATGCCGCATAATTAAATCCGCAACATGTCAGTGCAGCACAGGTAGACCCATAAAAATGCCTGTGGCAAGTGTGACAAACAGTTGTTTGGTGATTCTCTCCAAAGTTCAAGTCTTTATTCTCAGATGCCTTATATAACCCAGCTGATTGCAGACTGTGGCCCTCACTGAAACTGCAAATTGTAGCTGTGGTATATTGCAATTGTTAATTTTCTTCAGTTTAGCTCTGCCTTTTCGCCTTGTGCACAGATGAGTAACAGAGAAGAGTGTGTTCCTGGGTTCGCGGGTTCACCTCAGTGATGACGTCATGTTAGTGGAAATTGAGGataagcagaaacacacagacttcCTGTCACACAGACCAAGTTCAGTATCTCAATTTGTTCTGTGGTGGAAAATAACTGAAACTTTATTTGCGCATTCAACTTTAATTTCATCCTAAACTTAATGTCTGTTAggtttatttgtgatttttttcttgtaatatcAGCAAAGTGAAAATCACATCCATGCTCCCATCACTTCTAGAGGTTTCTGCCATAGCACCACACTGTGGTGGCCAAAAGTCTTACAACTGTTAGTTAGACCTGGAAACAGGAGCAGGACTTTGCATATAACGTGTTTCCCCTGGGGTCTAGTGAGTACTGTTTTGGAGCTCAATGAGTGTTTAATTGTCCAATGTCATCATATCTGTCATATTATCTGTTTGTTCCTCAGGATGTGCGTGTGAGAGTGGACAGACTGGGGTCAGTCATGGAGCCTGAGCTGAACTGCAGCTCCCAGTGTGATTCCCCACTCTGCTTCATCCAGTCAGGAGTCAGCAGGCAGGAGGGCCTGGACATTCTGCAGAGACTATGCAGTCTCAGCACGGTAATCACACATGTCCAACAATAGCAGGCACAGAAATATAGAGCACATATCTTACCATGTAAACAGATATATATGGTTACATGCTTGTGTATGCATgtacatatatactgtatagtatatatagacacacacacacacacacacacacacacacacacgtgtcagCAGACATAGCTTTATGAAATCCAGCACGGCTAGCCAACAGAATATTTTTGGCACTCCAAAAGGTTAAAGGGTAAAAGCATATCCTATATAGCCTACACCAATCTGGGTTAATTGATGTAGGCTATTATTTTGACAGTGCTTCTAAAAAACCCTCATCTTACAACAAATTTATTAACATACAAGGACTACAGATTGGAGTAAACCAGGAATAAACTATGTAAGAAAAAACAGCATAACTTATTGTTAGTAATTTTATTAATGTGGTATGAAGAAAGcaaaatattattactattttaagaAAGTTACAATTAATTTGCACATTGTGCAAAATCACGATAGGCACATTAAGATACTTGTCTGCTGCATCTGTGTCTGTCTTCATGAAATGATTGACAGAGAGCCTCCACCCACCTGATCGTGTGATACTTCAAATTAGGACCCATCTGTGTTATTGTATCTATTAAAACCGCATATGCTGCAATTATGTGCTTCTAACTGGTGGCTCTCAatacattgttattatttttaaaaagcactaataaatacagaaacaaaaaacaatgttatGAAGTCACTGGGAACAATTTGAGTGTCATGAACAATTGAAAAGAATTGAAAGATTTAAGACATGTGAGACATGACAAATCATATACTTCTGGAGTTAGCATGTCCCCCAGTTTGTTAATGACAGAAGGCTGAATTACATACAATAttacttacatttttaaataacttttaatcatTGCAGTTTTTGTAAACACGTCCACTGATAAACTTCTGTGTTTGGCTTAAAATGTTGGAAATGTCCATCATaaatcactgaaaaataaacacattgaatgaaatCACACACAGTAATGAAAGCAAGTTATGTATCACTTGGGATGTCAGTTCAACAGTAGAGATCTGGAACTATAATGCTGTTGGACTAGTGAAGCTATGTTTAGTATCGCCTCAGTCACTGGTGCCTTTAAGAGAAGAGCAGCGCCCAGCAACATGAGGCGGGCACAAGAACGTCAAGTGTGACTTTCCAAATAGAAACTAAAGTAGCAGCGCCACTGTGTCAGGGAACACAAACAATGTCCTATAGACTCCTTTCCTCTCCGTGCTTAACCACATAAAAGCGAGGTAAGTTATCTCTTTGATTTTTCTTCACGCTTTATGATGTTAATTTAAGCACTCATCAGTTCAAAGTGCAGATATCATCTTCACCTAAGGGGAAGGGAACACTGTGCTGCACTGTATGTGCTTTGTTATTATAATGGATCATGTGACAAGattgtattttaatgtacaattttatttgatctttatATACAAactattttgcttttttattgctTGTTGAACTGAGCGGACATGAAAACTGTTGATGAAATGTTACACCATGCATTTGTTACTATTTGTGGACATAGACAGCTCACCAGGCACAACTGTTTTAAACCTAACAGtgtagacagaaaaaaatccaagGACCATTGCCAACTTCTTCCATAAAATCCCACCTGCTTTTCTCTCTGGATGTGTTCCCAGACATGGCTACTGCTGGCAGTGTGCTGACTGAGGAGCAGCTTCTTTGCCCCATCTGTCTGGATTTGTTCAACCAACCGGTATCCACTCCTTGTGGGCACAACTTCTGCAGGGACTGCATTCAAGGATACTGGCACAGCGCTAATCTGTCGCAGTGTCCCATGTGCAAGCAGAAGTTCTACAGGAAGCCCGAGCTTAAAGTTAATGTCTTCATATCTGAGGTTGCTTTGCAGTTTAAGAAATCATTggaaaagaaagatgaaaatgaagcaaGTACTGCGGACCAATCATCAGGCCATGAAGGGGATGtgttgtgtgatgtgtgtgttggAAAAGGAGTCAAAGCTCTTAAATCCTGCCTGGACTGTTTGGCCTCCTTCTGTGAGACTCACCTGGAGCCCCATCATGTTCTAGGCACTTTCAAGAAACACCGCCTGATCGACCCCATGATGAACATGCAAAATAGAGTGTGTAAGAAGCACGAGAAACTCCTGGACCTGTTCTGTAACACTGACCAGACATATGTGTGCCATACCTGCATTAAAAGAGACCACAGCACTCATCATACTGTACCCATAGAGGATGTGAGCAGAGACAGGAGAGCTCATATTGGAAGGATAAATGCAGAGGTGGAAGAAATGATTCACGGCCGACTTGAGAAAATCAGTGAAATCAATCAAAGTCTTCAGCTCAGCAGAGggaatacagagagagagattgaggaGAGTTTGCAGGTCTTCAACAATCTGCTCCACATTGTCCAGAGAGGCCAAGCTGAGGTGGTGGAGGCAATTGATGCAAAGCAGAAACAAGTTGAAGGCAAGGCCAGAGGACTTATCATGGAGCTGGAGAAGGAGATCGATGACCTTAGGAGGAGAAACGCTGAGCTGGATCAGCTCTCGCACACAGAAGACAACCTCTACCTTATCCAGAGCTTTCCAGCTTTCTCCACACTGCCAGCCACCAAAGACTGGTCAAACACATGCGTGGAAAGTGCTGTATATGTGGGAACAGTGAGGAGGGCAGTCAGGAGAGTAGCGTGTCAGCTGGAGGAGACAGTAAAGACTGAGGTGAAGAGGCTATGTGAGACCGAATTTCAGAGGGCTCAGCAATGTGCTGTGGATGTGACTCTGGACCCTGATACAGCGCATCCCAAACTGGTGctgtctgaaaacaagaaaCAGGTCTTTCACAGTGATTTAGCGCTGAGCCTCCCGGACAACCCAGAGAGATTTTACCCTGGTGTCAGCGTTTTGGGTAAAGAGAGTTTCTCCCTAGGCAGGTTGTACTATGAGGTCCAGGTGAAAGGCAAGACGGAGTGGGATGTTGGAGTTGGGCTTGAATCCATCAACAGAAAAGGAGGGAATATATTAAACCCTGAAACAGGCTATTGGGCCCTCGGGATGAGGAAGGACAAGAGCTACTGGGCCCTCAGCAGCACTCCTATCCGTGTGCCACTGGTTGGGAAGCCCCAGAGAGTCGGGGTGTATGTGGATCTGGATTGGGGGCAGGTTTCCTTTTATGATGTCGACGCTGCTTCTCATATCTACTCATTCACTGGATACTCGTTCAATGAAAGACTTTTCCCCTACTTTAACCCTCGGCGTAATCATGGTGGAGTCAACTCTGCTCCTCTGATCATTTCACCTTGAAATCTAGTCCTCCAACTCATACGACCACATGGATCATTTGTTCTGACCCTCTAATACGACCCACGGCAGATCAACACGTCCTCATAACTAATGGCCGctgtttttaaacatgtggttcaCTTTGTAATCGCAGTTCTAGTTGCAGTTGGAGTCCAGTATTGTTTTGgtaccaaaactacttggtcaggtttagaaaaagattgTGATTTAGGTTAAAATTAACTGCATTTGctatgttattttcttttctttttattatttcacttcCGTAGGTAAGTACATGATATACTTAAGTATTTATGGTGCATTTATTTGAACTATCAATCTCTCCTTCCTCTGTGGACTTTGTAGTTATTTATACTACGGTACTTTGTCAATTGACTTTGTCCTTTGCTCCAGTCATAATTAcaaacaatttttaatttttaacatttctcATTCTTAAATGATAGCTAGCCAAGGTCTAGCATGATGTTTGCTCTTTTTGCCCTAATAAAGTTTGTTAACTCAACTGAATCCTgtgtagttcttttttttttgcttttacatTTGTCCTTACAAAACGGAGGGTTcagaacatataaaaacactcaTCAAATTATGCACATGTGTATAATCTTCACCTGTTGTATTGTAGATTCAATTTTAAGGGgtttgcatgtgcatgtgtgtgcagatgGCCGTGGAGCTCCCGAggcgctctctctctccagtgTTAAATGCTGTGGTGTGGACGCTGCTCTCCTGTGGCATCCTGCTGGCTTTCTGCTTCCTCCTCTTCACCCTGCGCTTCAAAAACAACAGGTAGAGTACAAAGTGAAacacatctataaacattaaagAGCTATAAAGCTCAATTTACTGATCAATTGTGTATGTTGGCACATGTGTTATCAGGATAGTGAAGATGTCCAGTCCCAACCTGAATGTCCTGACTCTCTTCGGAAGTGTCCTCACCTACAGCAGCGGCTTCCTGTTTGCTGTGGGTGAACGATCACACTCACAAGGAGGAGCGTCCGCCGCTGTGCTACAAGTAAGTCTCAAAGTCTCATCCAATCCTTCACTACACTGTCGgtttagtttttgttgtatAATGATGCAATGTTCTCCCCCGCAGGCTCGGATATGGATTCTTTGTGTTGGCAGTACTCTGGTGTTTGGCCCAATTTTGGGGAAGACGTGGAGACTGTACAGAGTGTTCACCCAGCGAGTGCCTGACAAGAGAGTGGTAGGTATCCTGGTGGTCGTGTCTGTTTCCAGTATCGACAACCTtgtattgtctttatttttgttaccCAGGATgcattcattaaaatattttttcagaggGTAGTTTTGATGATGAACAGTCTTGTTTTGAGAAGGGTAAGATTATAATTAAAGCAGCAGAAGATGATGAATGCCAGACATTTCACTTGATTACATCTCTTTTTGTTTACTGCTGATTTTCAAAGCTTCTTTATTAAACATGTATTATGTATAATTCCCAAATGAAGAACATCTTATTTTTCGGTGTcgcttgtttgtttatgtttctgtaaaggCAGAATACGTAGAATTTACCTAAATGTCAATGAATAGAcgacattaattaattactattattttttgcCTCATTAAATACTGGAATGATTAGATAAATTCAGATTCATGTTTCCcaatattttgtgttctgaTATAAAACTGGATCTGAATACAGAatgatttttctctctcttgttttttctttaactttcttTTATGTATCACTTCCAAAAGAGAAACTATTGACAGTTTTTTCAGAACTGGAGTCTCCCAaaatgacattgatgaaaatgcCTCATAATGGCTTAAAGATTCTTTGGATGACATGACCTTTGACTTTACTTTCTGTCTTAGATCATCCGAGACATCCAGCTGATGGGTATGGTGGCTCTCTTGATCTTGGTGGACATGCTGATTCTAACTGCCTGGAACCTCACAGATCCCATCAGGTGTTCACGATCTGTCGGAGCTGTTGTCAAGGTAGAATTTAATGGTGATTTCGTTGAGCTGCAGAGCAGGTTGTAAAACTGTGAGATTGTTTAGTTGATTACAGAACAGTTTGATGATTGTGACACGTAGCAACACATTCTTTTATCTGACTGTTTATCGATGTTAAATTACAATTGTTAGATTTTTAGGAAATTGTAGGAGAGTTTGATTTTGTGACTGCGAAATCACAAACTCCCTCATCCTCCTATCTTAATGTAATTAATGCATGAACATGTTGATGGTATAGCCAGACATATTCAGGTTTCAGATGACTCatactatgttttttttctggtctaGGTGTTGGAGAGAGACATTTCCTACTCTTTATCTCAGCTGGACACCTGCTCCTCTGTATACTCAGATCTGTGGATTATCATTATTGCTGTTCAGAAGGTAAGTTAACTTTATTCTGTTGCAATGCAATTATAAGATAAATGACTGCTTAGAGGTCCTTTGTCGctatgatgatgtcatttttttatttagatttctGTGTCCTTTGTCCTCACTATGTACCTACATTTCTCCTTAGGGTGGTCTTCTCCTCTATGGGACTTATCTAGCCGGACTGACCAGTAACGTCAGCCACCCTCCAGTCAACCAGTCTCCCACCATTATAACTGCCGTCACTTTGGTCACTATCTTTTCTGCTGTGGCCGTCCCTGTGTCGATCTTCCTGCAGGCCTGGCCCAACCTGGTGTACAGCACTGTGGCTGGAGCCATTTTCATCTGCACACTGGCTACCAACTGCATGCTGTTTGTGCCtcaggtaagaaaaaaaaaagctcaagaTACAAATACAGGATGCATGAgctaaaacaccaaaatttctAGCTGCAAGATCTGGAGAAAGTGCAGGATTTTGTCTTTATCCTTTGACATCTTTTTGATGACACTGGCACTTTTGGAGTATCTCTCAAGCAGAAACCACTAGGAaaggggtttttattttttaggtagAATCGTCATCTAATCATAGGGTCTTGTGTCTGGAAACCAGcataataaacagtaaatcagCCAGGCAGGAACTCTAGATAGACAGATGACGGATGAATGACTTTTCCCCTTTGTTTTGACAGAAGTAGTAAATTCTATGAATGACTGTGGTTCCCACACCTCTGTTCTCCATATGCGTGTTGATTTGCCTTGTCTGTCAGTAGAGTGTGACTCACACAGTAGGTGAGAATGAGTCAAAACTACGTAGGATGTTGAAATCAGGTTTATGACTCTCTTAAGTGTCTGGCAGTGGGTTGATGTCACAATAAAGGAATGTGTCTTCAGTGAAGAGGAAGGAAATATTTGAATAATGAGCAATACGCACACACACCTGGCCATAAGGTCCTGGGAGAGATGGTTCTGGTACCATTGACTACGTGCCTGTTTCATGGTATTACTGAAGTG
This sequence is a window from Centropristis striata isolate RG_2023a ecotype Rhode Island chromosome 10, C.striata_1.0, whole genome shotgun sequence. Protein-coding genes within it:
- the LOC131979194 gene encoding E3 ubiquitin-protein ligase TRIM39-like, producing MATAGSVLTEEQLLCPICLDLFNQPVSTPCGHNFCRDCIQGYWHSANLSQCPMCKQKFYRKPELKVNVFISEVALQFKKSLEKKDENEASTADQSSGHEGDVLCDVCVGKGVKALKSCLDCLASFCETHLEPHHVLGTFKKHRLIDPMMNMQNRVCKKHEKLLDLFCNTDQTYVCHTCIKRDHSTHHTVPIEDVSRDRRAHIGRINAEVEEMIHGRLEKISEINQSLQLSRGNTEREIEESLQVFNNLLHIVQRGQAEVVEAIDAKQKQVEGKARGLIMELEKEIDDLRRRNAELDQLSHTEDNLYLIQSFPAFSTLPATKDWSNTCVESAVYVGTVRRAVRRVACQLEETVKTEVKRLCETEFQRAQQCAVDVTLDPDTAHPKLVLSENKKQVFHSDLALSLPDNPERFYPGVSVLGKESFSLGRLYYEVQVKGKTEWDVGVGLESINRKGGNILNPETGYWALGMRKDKSYWALSSTPIRVPLVGKPQRVGVYVDLDWGQVSFYDVDAASHIYSFTGYSFNERLFPYFNPRRNHGGVNSAPLIISP